The proteins below are encoded in one region of Elgaria multicarinata webbii isolate HBS135686 ecotype San Diego chromosome 20, rElgMul1.1.pri, whole genome shotgun sequence:
- the SPEN gene encoding msx2-interacting protein isoform X1 yields MVRETRHLWVGNLPENVREEKIIEHFKRYGRVESVKILPKRGSEGGVAAFVDFVDIKSAQKAHNSVNKMGDRDLRTDYNEPGTIPSAARGLDDTVSIASRSREVSGFRGGGGGPTYGPPPSLHAREGRYERRLDGASDNRERAYEHSAYGHHERGTGAFDRTRHYDQDYYRDPRERTLQHGLYYSSRSRSPSRFETHDPRYEPRAREQFTLPSVVHRDIYRDDLTREVRGRRPERNYQHSRSRSPHSSQSRTQSPQRLASQASRPTRSPSGSGSRSRSSSSDSISSSSSTSSDSSDSSSSSSDESPARSVQSTAVPAPTSQLLPSLEKDEPRKSFGIKVQNLPVRSTDTSLKDGLFHEFKKYGKVTSVQIHGASEERYGLVFFRQQEDQEKALNASKGKLFFGMQIEVTAWIGPETESENEFRPLDERIDEFHPKATRTLFIGNLEKTTTYHDLRNIFQRFGGIVDIDIKKVNGVPQYAFLQYCDIASVCKAIKKMDGEYLGNNRLKLGFGKSMPTNCVWLDGLSTNVTDQYLTRHFCRYGPVVKVVFDRLKGMALVLYNEIEYAQAAVKETKGRKIGGNKIKVDFANRESQLAFYHSMEKTGQDIRDFYEMLAERRDERRGSYDYAADRTYYEAVRTPGTYPEDPRREYPARGREFYADWDPYQGDYYDPRYYDDPREYRDYRGDPYEQDIREYSYRQRERERFESDRDRDHERRPIERSQSPAHSRRPQSPGASPSQSERLQSDSERRIYSRSSERSGSCSSLSPPRYDKPDKARLERYAKNEKPEKERAFEQERPDKDKRLMRKEKPEKPEKEKTEKQKRKAKVHSPSSQSSETDPENERDPSPEKIKGGSKLSRERADKEGAAKNRLELMPCVVLTRVKEKEGKVTDPPALEKLRGKQENDATARCPLLEPKLQAPQGEQSKADQVRLELPLRAKVPKEKALASHVEVVEKDGKPKLKKHPKADQASEVANPVDLEKLEARKRRFADATLKPDKQKLEIKRSSQEEEEARVVLKKQVDATGESERKPVRKETLKRESKKIKLERLTAVASPKEAPEPASVSVGVGLRPNAELQARLGEPLDELLETPEIPSRKVNSIKLQHRPTPMLEDQGAEREEAWKTYCSLPEEISDHKLVQEKPPPSDIEEKIPIDIDHTQSYRKQMELSRRLKQQMEMEIAKHEKFGSPKKDLDEYERRSLVHEVGKPPQDVTDDSPPSKRKKSSDTFDFEISTKRERNYRSSRQVSEDSERTACSPGLRPFPFHEEEEELLLLDSPRLVPLKETKESPKTDEKGPPYSNVVVREDALKFNPYDSSRREQMVEMAKIKLPAVSSEEESNRWESQVKQEPSCVDISFPSGVVKRDSIRKRSIRDLEPGEVPSDSDDDGDNKPPSPKASSLLESSRLSFLLRDREEKLREREERLPTSLERNKFYSFALDKTITPDTKALLERAKSLSSSREENWSFLDWDSRFASFRNNKDKEKVDSAPRPIPSWYMKKKKIRTDSGGKLDDKKDDHKEEEQERQELFASRFLHSSIFEQDSKRLQHLERKEEELDFLSGRLYGRQASLDGTHSASDFVPEPVVLFHSRFVELTRMQQKEKEKDQKPKEAEKQEDKENRPKTPEAVPEHKEPEHKPSLFVGSSAGAVVAQEPLPVMPEKVANEKLAADVPPSSKEEKPPEFSLLAEEPKPPPDLSPPAKTEPPEQAATTPVMEGSKDVPLSTVSPREDSVSVEHPSYLDTKPPTPGSSFSEADIGTNPEPERVSPPPKSVTNPEELPEPKEESVSPALNSEPSAGQKAEAAAELLPSVSDTEMEAEPPVVLRDKKSYKSKRSKTPVQSAVANVAEKPVTRKSERIDREKLKRSVSPRGEALKLLELKVETEKASRNAAKSPSAAAEPENPEPSLPVGRTRRRNVRSVYATTGDHEGPSPIKDSIEVTRSTRKRVEREPPDAAAVPNPPRRGRPPKARRKPEEESSPVKAEQVQQEAEDAEAKETVEIPKSAEGWRSPRSQKLTHSHASAAGCQPGKKGKNEPKAEVLAEPEEPPELPGQGANAGESGNKPKADKEATPSEQKRDRKEAIEMDRSAPEACPVEIVERRPVPEKVAKAKRGGRSRSTKAVDKALLMKGLKNVEIRLNVDEVKGALRPSEEETEPAPASSSPKNKSPAKEEKLSPHFTKSGAEDPFREAEQEAAGESTQVPEADQLAKQIELEQAVENIAKLTEGPTPVAAYKEQAAEVSEVRQEEDGDKPAHQASETELAAAIGSIMNDISAEVESFPAAPPYPTESESEIPPDPLVLPPTREEMEPETDQAVSNILESEAAAPAEPAGPPVPGSAAETESKEAEVSLSESSNSAQETETPQEAEVSRKERGRQKITRPRRKRNTSKKGDAVMELRTAEAGRVQSKSPVANEVKGKPEGAGKEASQGKRSPSTASPPGAPDASKAAALDMASHEPGTESGSLPNEPEGPDLPSPSLAGDEVGQSGLRLRPVTDNTPVTPPSAPSTPLPTLLPASAPVKHPLPVPAAVVPLHSSTAKVAEWMAKHEEAQAHSTPPPALPPDTKASDIDTSSSTLRKILMEPKYVSATSVASTHVTAAITEPVSAPRVEEAPPHAPPEAARPGAEEKPAVPATNALELPAAEAPVFTEKEKVVTVIAPKATSVISRMPHSIDLEETPRITLVKQAPPPQTCLVSALSPKYKPQRPSANDNSRFHPGSMSVIEDRPAETGSGPGLRVNTSEGVVLLSYSGQKTEGPQRISAKISQIPPASAVDIEFQQSVSKSQIKQEPLGPSQPLPKGCQAPVGYGSASNPSLVPQQYSPSPGLPSIKQERGSLEKPEPAHLAAQAPASQSGPVKGLSQSASTPSILVHNQIVLPQAMAASANKKLPDSGALKGEAKPLQLSGLSPGVGPHHPSLSGKMHPEANHVSAGPGAPKQEPLSPRTSGHSPSPFPRACHPGGSSSPALSGNNSMMGLQGSPCPGIPVPQYISSMHPEQSVIMPPHSVTQTVSLGHLSQGEVRMNTPPLPGISYGIRPEALHSPRAALQPQRSSTPQPAPIREIVMPTLSSQHSPEEEMHYHHTVCRGSAPVQSDVLVMQPDYRMHPAGLRLEQYNVPREVRRMMHPHMAVGGDHHPETRQSRTPEGRSVKTPPATKTLPPGKEVAAAKASEVKMAHSPHSEPRLLSGQLPGLPLAQPVVVPHGVQIMHPAGSSFHDYRTMYGGGDMRSYHPAAQLGHPQFSGASPIGLPSRSMTPSQGLPEGEHSHPSQPAHSKTPQISQEPKGAQAAGPDPTHHPAVARHVQPMDPHVHLQRGQAEPGQTSYPSPVAISAKQELPSPHQGQAQKPGLFVASSSGPPGAPAGLAPSRPEPQSVLMQEAATQQQQQQQQQPVSQRPVDMVQLLTKYPIVWQGLLALKNDTAAVQLHFVSGNNVLAHRSLPAPEGGPPLRIAQRMRLELSQLEGVARRMMVESDYCLLLALPCGRDQEDVVNQTESLKAAFISYLQAKQAAGIINVPNPGSNQPAYVLQIFPPCEFSESHLSRLAPDLLASISNISPHLMIVIASV; encoded by the exons CAGTGACTCCAGCAGCAGTTCCAGTGACGAGTCCCCAGCCCGTTCCGTTCAATCCACAGCTGTTCCAGCACCCACCTCCCAGTTGCTTCCATCTCTGGAGAAAGATGAGCCCCGCAAAAGTTTCGGGATTAAGGTTCAGAATCTTCCAGTGCGCTCCACAG ACACCAGCCTTAAAGACGGGTTGTTCCACGAGTTCAAGAAGTATGGGAAGGTGACGTCTGTGCAGATCCACGGGGCCTCCGAAGAGCGATACGGGCTGGTGTTCTTCCGGCAGCAGGAGGATCAGGAGAAAGCGCTGAATGCCTCCAAAGGGAAGCTGTTCTTCGGCATGCAGATCGAAGTGACAGCTTGGATAGGGCCAG AAACAGAAAGTGAGAATGAGTTCCGGCCTTTGGACGAAAGGATAGATGAATTTCACCCCAAAGCAACGAGAACTCTCTTCATTGGGAACCTGGAGAAAACCACCACATATCACGACCTTCGCAACATTTTTCAGCGTTTTGGGGGGATTGTG GATATTGACATTAAGAAAGTGAACGGGGTCCCTCAGTACGCATTCCTCCAATATTGCGATATTGCAAGTGTGTGTAAAGCAATCAAGAAGATGGACGGAGAATATCTCGGAAATAATCGGCTCAAG CTGGGCTTTGGGAAGAGTATGCCTACCAACTGCGTGTGGCTGGACGGCCTCTCGACAAACGTCACGGATCAGTATTTAACACGACATTTCTGCCGCTACGGTCCAGTGGTGAAG GTGGTGTTTGACCGCTTAAAAGGCATGGCCCTCGTTCTCTACAATGAAATTGAATATGCACAAGCAGCTGTAAAAGAGACCAAGGGGAGGAAAATCGGTGGGAATAAAATTAAG GTGGATTTTGCAAACCGCGAGAGCCAGTTGGCCTTCTATCACTCCATGGAGAAGACCGGCCAGGATATTAGAGACTTCTATGAAATGCTTGCAGAGAGAAG AGACGAGAGAAGAGGATCTTATGACTATGCTGCTGATCGTACTTATTACGAAGCTGTGCGAACACCAGGGACGTATCCTGAAGATCCTCGAAGAGAATATCCGGCCCGCGGCAGGGAGTTCTATGCAGACTGGGATCCTTACCAAGGAGACTATTACGACCCGCGGTATTATGATGATCCGCGGGAATACAGAGACTACAGGGGTGACCCTTACGAGCAAGACATAAGGGAATACAGCTACAGGCAACGGGAGCGGGAGCGGTTTGAATCGGACCGGGACCGCGACCACGAAAGAAGGCCCATTGAGCGGAGCCAAAGCCCTGCTCATTCCCGGCGGCCCCAAAGCCCCGGGGCGTCTCCGTCGCAATCGGAGAGGCTGCAGAGCGATTCTGAGCGGAGGATCTACAGCCGGTCTTCTGAGCGGAGTGGCAGCTGCAGCTCGCTTTCTCCGCCACGCTACGATAAACCGGACAAAGCCCGCCTCGAGCGATATGCAAAAAACGAGAAGCCGGAGAAAGAGCGCGCTTTTGAGCAAGAGAGACCTGACAAAGACAAGCGCCTCATGAGGAAAGAGAAGCCAGAAAAACCCGAAAAGGAGAAAACGGAGAAGCAAAAGCGCAAGGCTAAAGTCCattctcccagctcccagtcttcTGAAACGGATCCAGAAAACGAGAGAGACCCCagtcctgagaaaataaaaggtggCAGCAAGCTGAGCCGGGAGAGGGCGGACAAGGAAGGGGCTGCGAAGAACCGCCTCGAACTCATGCCTTGCGTGGTGCTGACACGAGtcaaggaaaaggaagggaaagtcACGGACCCCCCTGCCCTGGAGAAGCTCAGAGGGAAGCAGGAGAACGACGCCACCGCCAGGTGCCCCTTGCTGGAGCCGAAGCTGCAGGCGCCTCAGGGGGAACAGAGCAAGGCTGACCAGGTGAGACTGGAGCTCCCCCTCCGGGCGAAGGTGCCCAAAGAGAAGGCGCTTGCCAGTCATGTGGAAGTGGTGGAGAAGGATGGGAAGCCGAAGCTCAAGAAACACCCAAAGGCAGACCAGGCCAGTGAAGTGGCAAATCCAGTAGATCTAGAAAAACTAGAGGCTCGCAAAAGACGCTTTGCTGATGCAACCCTAAAGCCCGATAAGCAAAAACTGGAAATCAAAAGAAGCagccaagaggaggaggaagcacgtGTGGTTTTGAAAAAGCAGGTTGACGCCACGGGTGAATCTGAGCGGAAGCCCGTGAGGAAAGAGACGCTGAAAAGGGAATCCAAGAAAATCAAGCTGGAGAGACTCACTGCTGTCGCCAGCCCCAAAGAGGCTCCGGAGCCCGCAAGCGTCTCTGTCGGCGTTGGCTTACGGCCCAACGCGGAGCTGCAGGCTCGGCTGGGAGAACCCCTTGATGAGCTGCTGGAAACCCCCGAGATCCCCTCGAGGAAGGTCAATTCAATCAAACTGCAGCACAGGCCCACGCCGATGTTGGAGGATCAAGGCGCGGAGAGGGAGGAGGCCTGGAAAACCTACTGCAGCCTCCCAGAAGAGATCTCTGACCACAAACTTGTCCAAGAAAAGCCTCCGCCGTCAGATATCGAGGAGAAGATCCCCATTGACATCGACCACACGCAGAGTTACCGGAAACAAATGGAGTTGAGCCGCCGCTTGAAGCAGCAAATGGAGATGGAGATTGCAAAGCACGAGAAATTTGGCAGCCCAAAGAAAGACCTCGACGAGTATGAGAGGCGTAGCCTGGTGCACGAGGTCGGGAAACCCCCGCAAGATGTGACGGACGACTCTCCCCCCAGCAAGCGGAAAAAATCCTCCGACACGTTTGATTTTGAGATTAGCACCAAGCGAGAGAGAAATTACCGGAGCTCTCGCCAGGTGAGTGAGGATTCCGAACGAACGGCCTGCTCACCAGGTCTCAGGCCCTTCCCTTTccacgaggaggaggaagagctgctACTGCTGGATTCCCCAAGGCTGGTGCCTTTGAAAGAAACCAAAGAATCGCCTAAAACGGACGAAAAGGGCCCTCCGTATTCGAACGTGGTCGTCAGGGAAGACGCATTGAAGTTCAACCCCTATGATTCCAGCCGGAGAGAGCAGATGGTGGAAATGGCAAAAATAAAGCTGCCGGCAGTGAGTTCCGAGGAGGAATCGAACCGGTGGGAATCCCAAGTGAAACAAGAGCCCAGCTGCGTGGACATTAGCTTTCCAAGTGGCGTAGTCAAGAGAGACAGCATCCGGAAGCGGTCGATACGGGATCTGGAACCCGGGGAGGTGCCTTCCGACTCGGATGACGATGGTGATAACAAGCCCCCTTCTCCCAAAGCGTCTTCGTTACTAGAAAGCTCCAGATTATCTTTTTTATTACGGGACAGGGAAGAGAAACTACGTGAGCGAGAGGAAAGGCTGCCAACCTCCTTGGAAAGGAACAAATTCTATTCCTTTGCATTGGACAAGACAATCACTCCTGACACAAAAGCCTTGCTTGAGAGAGCAAAATCTCTCTCGTCGTCGAGGGAAGAAAACTGGTCTTTCCTCGACTGGGACTCGAGATTTGCTAGTTTTAGGAACAATAAGGACAAAGAAAAGGTGGATTCTGCCCCCAGACCGATTCCCTCCTGGtatatgaaaaagaagaaaatcagaACAGACTCTGGAGGAAAGCTGGACGACAAGAAGGACGACCACAAGGAAGAGGAGCAAGAGAGGCAGGAGCTCTTCGCCTCCCGCTTCCTGCACAGCTCGATCTTTGAACAGGATTCTAAGCGCTTGCAACACCtagagaggaaggaggaagaactCGACTTCCTTTCCGGCAGATTGTACGGTCGGCAGGCGTCTCTGGATGGGACCCACAGCGCATCGGACTTTGTGCCAGAGCCGGTGGTTCTCTTCCACAGCAGGTTTGTTGAGCTCACGCGAATGcagcagaaggagaaggagaaggaccaGAAGCCCAAAGAAGCAGAAAAGCAGGAGGATAAGGAGAATCGGCCCAAGACGCCGGAAGCGGTGCCTGAGCACAAAGAACCGGAGCATAAGCCTTCCCTTTTCGTCGGGTCGTCGGCAGGTGCTGTCGTAGCGCAAGAACCGCTGCCAGTCATGCCAGAGAAAGTAGCGAACGAGAAGCTAGCGGCCGACGTGCCCCCTTCCTCGAAAGAAGAGAAGCCGCCGGAATTCAGCCTGTTAGCCGAAGAGCCAAAGCCGCCTCCGGATCTCTCTCCTCCTGCTAAAACCGAACCACCTGAGCAGGCTGCAACCACACCAGTCATGGAGGGCAGCAAAGACGTCCCTCTTTCCACAGTATCCCCCAGAGAAGACTCCGTATCTGTAGAGCACCCTTCCTACTTGGACACAAAGCCGCCTACGCCTGGATCGTCCTTCTCCGAAGCAGATATTGGCACAAATCCAGAACCTGAAAGGGTCTCACCGCCTCCCAAATCGGTCACAAATCCTGAGGAATTGCCCGAGCCTAAAGAAGAAAGTGTTTCCCCAGCCCTTAACTCAGAGCCCAGTGCAGGCCAGAAAGCGGAGGCTGCCGCTGAgctgcttccctcagtttctgacaCAGAGATGGAAGCCGAACCCCCCGTCGTTCTAAGAGACAAGAAGTCGTACAAGAGCAAACGGTCCAAAACCCCAGTTCAGTCCGCTGTTGCGAATGTTGCGGAGAAACCCGTCACGaggaagagtgaaaggattgacCGTGAAAAGCTTAAAAGGTCGGTCTCTCCCCGTGGGGAAGCACTGAAGCTCCTCGAGCTGAAGGTGGAGACAGAGAAGGCTTCAAGGAACGCTGCTAAATCCCCAAGCGCAGCCGCAGAGCCCGAAAACCCGGAGCCCAGCTTGCCCGTCGGCCGAACGAGGCGCAGAAACGTCAGGTCCGTTTATGCCACCACGGGAGACCACGAAGGCCCGTCGCCCATTAAAGATTCTATTGAGGTAACCAGGTCCACCAGGAAAAGAGTGGAGCGAGAACCTCCGGATGCGGCCGCGGTTCCCAACCCGCCAAGAAGAGGGAGGCCTCCCAAGGCCCGCCGCAAGCCtgaggaggagagctctcccgTGAAAGCCGAGCAGGTGCAGCAAGAGGCGGAAGATGCTGAAGCGAAAGAGACTGTGGAGATCCCTAAATCTGCGGAGGGCTGGCGATCGCCCAGATCCCAGAAGCTAACACACAGCCACGCTTCAGCTGCCGGCTGTCAGCCAGGCAAGAAAGGGAAAAATGAGCCTAAAGCAGAGGTCCTGGCAGAGCCCGAGGAGCCTCCCGAACTGCCTGGCCAAGGGGCGAATGCCGGCGAAAGTGGCAACAAGCCCAAGGCGGACAAAGAGGCCACTCCGAGTGAACAGAAGCGAGACAGGAAAGAAGCCATCGAGATGGACCGAAGCGCGCCTGAAGCCTGCCCAGTGGAGATTGTAGAAAGAAGGCCCGTCCCCGAGAAGGTTGCAAAGGCCAAAAGGGGGGGACGATCCAGGAGCACCAAGGCCGTTGATAAAGCATTGTTGATGAAGGGCTTGAAAAATGTCGAAATCCGCCTCAATGTGGACGAAGTCAAAGGTGCTCTGCGGCCAAGCGAGGAGGAAACGGAGCCTGCACCAGCATCATCTTCACCCAAAAACAAAAGCCCCGCAAAGGAAGAGAAGTTGTCACCCCACTTCACAAAGAGCGGAGCAGAAGACCCGTTCCGGGAAGCGGAGCAAGAGGCGGCAGGCGAGTCCACACAGGTGCCCGAAGCGGACCAGCTGGCCAAGCAGATTGAGCTCGAGCAGGCCGTGGAGAACATCGCAAAGCTCACCGAAGGGCCGACGCCGGTCGCAGCCTACAAGGAACAAGCAGCCGAAGTGTCGGAGGTTCGGCAGGAGGAAGACGGGGACAAACCGGCCCACCAGGCCAGCGAAACGGAACTGGCGGCTGCCATTGGGTCCATCATGAACGACATTTCTGCAGAGGTGGAAAGCTTCCCTGCCGCCCCGCCGTATCCTACAGAATCGGAGTCTGAAATACCCCCGGACCCACTGGTGCTGCCGCCTACCCGAGAAGAAATGGAGCCTGAAACCGATCAAGCCGTCAGCAACATCTTGGAGTCAGAAGCGGCGGCTCCGGCTGAGCCTGCTGGGCCACCTGTTCCCGGGTCGGCTGCCGAGACGGAAAGCAAGGAGGCAGAAGTGAGCTTAAGCGAATCCTCCAATTCGGCGCAGGAAACGGAAACCCCGCAGGAGGCCGAAGTGTCTCGGAAAGAACGGGGCCGCCAGAAGATCACGAGGCCAAGGCGTAAGCGGAACACGAGCAAGAAAGGGGACGCCGTTATGGAACTGAGGACTGCGGAGGCCGGACGAGTACAGAGCAAATCTCCTGTTGCCAATGAAGtgaaaggaaagccagaaggagcCGGCAAAGAGGCTAGCCAAGGGAAGCGCTCGCCCTCCACGGCCTCCCCACCGGGGGCTCCCGACGCAAGCAAGGCCGCAGCCCTGGACATGGCTTCTCACGAGCCCGGTACAGAGAGCGGCTCCCTGCCCAACGAGCCCGAGGGGCCGGATCTGCCGTCGCCATCCCTTGCGGGTGATGAGGTGGGCCAAAGCGGGCTCCGGCTCCGGCCGGTGACGGACAACACTCCTGTGACTCCCCCGAGCGCCCCCAGCACCCCCCTGCCAACGCTCCTGCCTGCCTCGGCTCCGGTCAAGCACCCCCTGCCTGTCCCCGCTGCGGTCGTTCCGCTGCACTCCAGCACAGCCAAGGTGGCGGAGTGGATGGCCAAGCACGAGGAGGCCCAGGCCCACTCCACTCCTCCGCCAGCGCTTCCCCCTGACACAAAAGCCTCGGACATCGACACCAGTTCCAGCACTTTGCGCAAAATACTGATGGAGCCCAAATACGTGTCTGCAACCAGCGTCGCCTCCACGCACGTCACCGCGGCGATCACCGAACCCGTGAGTGCCCCTCGGGTGGAGGAGGCGCCTCCCCATGCTCCGCCGGAGGCCGCAAGGCCGGGGGCCGAGGAGAAGCCCGCGGTGCCGGCCACAAACGCTTTGGAGCTCCCGGCTGCGGAGGCCCCGGTGTTCACCGAGAAAGAGAAGGTCGTCACTGTCATTGCCCCCAAGGCGACCTCTGTGATAAGCAGGATGCCCCATAGCATTGACCTGGAGGAGACCCCCAGGATAACCTTAGTGAAGCAAGCGCCCCCGCCCCAGACGTGCCTCGTCAGCGCCCTTTCCCCCAAATACAAGCCACAGCGGCCCAGCGCAAACGACAACAGCCGCTTCCACCCGGGCTCCATGTCTGTGATCGAAGATCGGCCGGCGGAAACGGGCTCTGGCCCAGGCCTCCGCGTCAACACGTCCGAGGGCGTCGTCCTCCTGAGCTACTCGGGGCAGAAGACGGAAGGCCCTCAGCGGATCAGCGCCAAGATCAGCCAGATCCCCCCCGCCAGCGCCGTCGACATCGAATTCCAGCAGTCCGTGTCCAAGTCGCAGATCAAGCAGGAGCCCCTGGGcccctcccagcccctccccAAGGGCTGCCAGGCGCCCGTGGGGTACGGGAGCGCCTCCAACCCCTCGCTGGTGCCCCAGCAGTACAGCCCGTCGCCCGGCCTTCCCTCCATCAAGCAGGAGCGGGGCAGCTTGGAGAAGCCGGAGCCGGCACACCTCGCCGCCCAGGCGCCCGCTTCTCAGTCCGGCCCCGTGAAAGGCCTCTCCCAGTCCGCCAGCACTCCGTCCATCCTCGTCCACAACCAGATCGTGCTGCCTCAGGCCATGGCTGCTTCTGCCAACAAGAAGCTGCCGGACTCCGGTGCCCTGAAAGGGGAGGCAAAGCCGCTTCAGCTGTCCGGCTTGAGCCCCGGGGTTGGCCCGCACCACCCTTCGCTGTCTGGCAAGATGCACCCGGAGGCCAACCATGTGAGCGCGGGACCCGGCGCCCCAAAGCAGGAGCCGCTCTCTCCGCGCACCAGCGGGCACTCTCCCTCTCCGTTCCCCAGGGCTTGTCACCCGGGCGGCTCCTCGTCTCCCGCCCTGTCCGGGAATAACTCCATGATGGGGCTCCAGGGCTCCCCTTGCCCAGGGATCCCCGTGCCTCAGTACATCTCCAGCATGCACCCGGAGCAGTCGGTGATCATGCCCCCCCACAGCGTCACCCAGACGGTGTCCCTGGGCCACCTCTCCCAAGGGGAGGTCAGGATGAACACCCCTCCGCTGCCGGGCATCTCGTACGGCATCCGCCCGGAGGCGCTCCACTCCCCGCGGGCGGCGCTGCAGCCCCAGCGGTCGAGCACGCCGCAGCCGGCCCCCATCCGCGAGATCGTCATGCCCACCCTGtcttcccagcattccccggaAGAGGAGATGCACTACCACCACACCGTGTGCCGCGGCTCGGCCCCCGTGCAGTCGGACGTGCTGGTCATGCAGCCGGACTACCGCATGCACCCAGCGGGCCTCCGGCTCGAGCAGTACAACGTGCCCCGGGAAGTGAGGCGGATGATGCACCCGCACATGGCGGTGGGCGGGGACCACCACCCGGAGACCCGGCAGTCCCGGACGCCGGAAGGGAGGTCCGTGAAGACGCCACCCGCCACCAAGACGCTCCCGCCGGGCAAGGAAGTGGCTGCGGCCAAGGCCTCCGAGGTCAAGATGGCGCACTCACCGCACAGCGAGCCCCGGCTGCTCAGCGGCCAGCTCCCGGGGCTGCCCTTGGCGCAGCCGGTGGTCGTCCCCCACGGCGTGCAGATCATGCACCCCGCCGGCAGCTCCTTCCACGATTACCGGACGATGTACGGCGGCGGCGACATGAGGAGCTACCACCCCGCTGCGCAGCTGGGCCACCCTCAGTTTTCGGGGGCGTCACCGATCGGGCTTCCTTCCCGCAGCATGACCCCCTCTCAG GGCCTTCCGGAAGGGGAGCACTCGCACCCCAGCCAGCCGGCTCACAGCAAAACGCCGCAGATCTCCCAGGAGCCCAAGGGGGCCCAGGCGGCAGGGCCggaccccacccaccacccggCCGTCGCCCGGCACGTCCAGCCAATGGACCCCCACGTGCACCTTCAGCGAGGCCAGGCGGAGCCGGGCCAGACCTCCTACCCGTCCCCCGTCGCCATTTCGGCCAAGCAGGAGCTGCCGTCCCCGCACCAAGGCCAAGCGCAGAAGCCGGGCCTGTTCGTCGCCAGCTCCTCCGGCCCCCCGGGGGCTCCTGCGGGCCTGGCCCCCTCCCGGCCTGAACCGCAGTCGGTGCTCATGCAGGAGGCCgccacgcagcagcagcagcagcagcagcagcagcccgtcTCCCAGAGGCCCGTGGACATGGTCCAGCTCCTGACG AAATACCCCATCGTGTGGCAGGGGCTGCTGGCGCTGAAGAACGACACGGCCGCCGTCCAGCTGCACTTTGTGTCGGGCAACAACGTCTTGGCGCACCGCTCGCTGCCGGCCCCGGAGGGAGGCCCCCCCCTGAGGATCGCCCAGCGCATGAGGCTGGAGCTGTCGCAGCTGGAGGGCGTGGCGCGCCGGATGATG GTGGAGAGCGATTACTGCCTGTTGCTGGCCTTGCCGTGCGGACGAGACCAAGAGGACGTGGTGAATCAGACCGAGTCGCTCAAGGCGGCCTTTATCAGCTACCTGCAGGCCAAGCAGGCTGCGGGCATCATCAACGTTCCCAATCCGGGCTCCAACCAG CCTGCTTATGTCCTACAGATCTTCCCGCCCTGTGAGTTCTCGGAAAGCCACCTCTCCCGCCTTGCCCCGGACCTCCTCGCCAGCATCTCCAACATCTCTCCTCACCTGATGATTGTCATAGCATCAGTCTGA